A segment of the Symmachiella macrocystis genome:
GGACAATCCAGCCTTCCTCAAATCCACGATCGACAATCGCGCACTCGATAGACTTGATGGTCACCGCCGGTTCGATGATGCCCAACACGCACGAACCTTCGCACGGCGCGGGGCAGACCCGGCCGGTGAACTCAGGGAAGTTGTTCGTTTTGTGCAAACGATCCAACGCTTCGTGCCAATGGCCGCGATAAACCAAATCATTCCACTCGGGGATCAGATTGTGGATCGGACATCCTGCCGCCATGCCGCCGATCATTTCGCCGGTATGGCAAAACGGCACACCGCAATCCATACAACGCGCCCCTTGCTCCTGCAGGGCATCGACAGGCATGTGCTCGTGGAACTCATTCCAATCCAAAATCCGTAATTCCGGCGCGCGATCCGTGGCGACTTGCCGTTCATACTCCATAAAACCGGTCGGCTTACCCATAACGTTACCTTACTCTGCATGAAATACCGGGTGCGCGTGTGCGGCGTTCCCGTGTCAATAGTTCGTACTTGAAATGTGCGGGGGAGGGAGAGACTTTAGGCTTCAGTCCGTAGACTTTAGGTGCTGCGCGGAAACGCTCTTCCTAAGGTCTAAAGCCTATAGCCTACGGCCTAATTCTGCCCTGCAGCCGTGACCGCCTCAGCTTGCTGCTGGTCTTCCTCACGGGCGAGTTCCAAAGCCCGTTTGTAGTCCACCGGCATCACCTTGCGGAATTGGGAAACAGACGCCTCCCAGTCTTCAAGGATTCGTGCCGCCACCGGCGATCCCGTGTAATTCTGGTGTTTCTGGATCAGCTCTCGCAGTTCGGAGATATCCGCTTCCTCTTCGAGTCGTTCCAGTTCCACCATTTCTAGATTGCAGTTTTGCAAAAACTCGTCGCGCGGGTCGTAAATATACGCCACCCCGCCCGACATTCCTGCTGCAAAGTTGCGACCTGTGGGACCGAGAACGACCACACGCCCACCGGTCATATATTCACAACCGTGGTCTCCCACCCCTTCCACAACGGCGCGGGCTCCGGAGTTACGAATACAGAATCGTTCCGCCGCCATGCCCCGGAAAAAAGCTTCGCCATGCACCGCTCCGTAGAGCGCCACGTTGCCGATGATGAAGTTATCCTCAGCGACAAATGTCGAATCCTCCGGCGGAGCAATCACAATCCGTCCGCCTGAGAGTCCCTTACCCACAAAGTCGTTGGCGTCGCCCGACAGCTCGATCGTCACACCGTGCGCCATCCAGGCACCGACGCTTTGACCGGCCGAACCGCGCGCCCGAATATGGATCGTATCCTCAGGCAGTCCTTTCGGTCCCCATTTTTTAGAAATCTCGTGACTGAGCATCGTCCCCAAAGCGCGGTCGATGTTTTGCACGTCAATCTCCAAGGCGACCTTTGTGCCGTCTTGAATCGCCGGCTGGCAATCTTTGATCAATTGTTGGTCCAAGACTTTGTCCAAACCATGATCCTGTTTGATCGTGCAATACACCTCAACATCCGGATGCGGTTTTTTCGCCGGTGCAAGAATCGGCGACAAGTCGATACCGTCCGCCTTCCAATGCTTGATCGCGGCGTCGGTCTCCAGACAATCGGCCCGACCGACCATTTCGTTGATCGTGCGGAAGCCCAATTCCGCCATGATCTCGCGACATTCTTCGGCCACCATGAACAGATAGTTCACAACATGTTCCGGCTTGCCGGCAAACTTCTTGCGGAGCTCTTCATCTTGCGTCGCGATGCCGACCGGGCAGGTATTCAAGTGACACTTCCGCATCATGATGCACCCCAAGGTGATCAACGGAGCGGTCGCAAATCCGAATTCCTCTGCTCCCAACAGACAGGCAATCGCCACGTCGCGACCGGTCTTGAGTTGTCCGTCAGTCTGCAACACCACGCGGCTGCGCAGGTCGTTGAGCACCAACGTTTGATGCGTCTCGGCGATACCCAATTCCCAGGGCAGTCCGGCGTGCTTGATGCTCGTCAACGGCGAGGCCCCCGTTCCGCCGTCGTGGCCGGAAATCAGGATGTGATCGGCGTGCCCCTTGGCCACACCGGCGGCAATCGTGCCCACCCCGACCTCGGACACCAACTTCACGCTCACCCGTGCAGAGGGGTTCGAGTTCTTCAAGTCAAAGATCAACTGCGCGAGATCTTCGATCGAGTAAATATCATGGTGCGGCGGCGGGCTGATGAGTCCCACGCCGGGAGTTGAATGCCGCGTGTCAGCAATGATCTTGTTGACCTTATGTCCCGGCAGTTCTCCACCTTCGCCCGGCTTGGCACCTTGCGCGATTTTGATCTGCAGTTCGTCGGCGTTGGTCAGGTACCAACTGGTCACGCCAAATCGGCCCGAGGCAATCTGCTTGATCGCGGATCGTTTGGAGTCGCCGTTGGGCATTGGATTGAAACGTTCATAATCCTCCCCCCCTTCGCCGGTATTGCTTTTTCCGCCCATGCGATTCATGGCAATCGCCAACGCTTCGTGCGACTCGGCCGAAATCGAGCCGTAGCTCATCGCTCCGGTGCAGAACCGCTTGACGATTTTCGCAGCCGGTTCCACTTCATCAAGCGGAATCGATTTGCCCGGTTTGATTTTGAGCAGTCCTCGCAGATAGCAATCGCGGCGATTCTGTTCGTTGATCATCTCCTTGAATTGATCGTAGGCCGTACGGTCGCCGGTTCGGGCGGCCGCTTGCAAGCGGGAAATCGACTGGGGATTCCAGGCATGCTTTTCTCCCTCAGCCCGCCATTGGAATTGACCTTCGTTGGACAAGATCGGCAACTGCGATTCGTCATGGCGAAGCGGATACCCCAAATTGTGCCGGCGAATCGCTTCTTCGGCCAGAATTTCCAAACCAACCCCTTTGATGCGGCTGGCGGTTCCGACAAAACTGCGGTTGATGACTTCTTCGTTCAAGCCGACCGCTTCGAAGATTTGTGCGCCCTTGTAACTTTGCAGCGTGGAGATGCCCATTTTAGCCATCACCTTCAGCATGCCGTTTTTCACAGCCAAGCGATAGGCGGAGACAACCTTCTCGTCACACCATTCTTCGCCCAACGCACCGTCGGCGCGGCATTGCCACAAGGCTTCGAAGGCGCAATACGGGTTGATTGCATCGGCACCGTAACCAATCAGCAGGCAGTGATGATGCACTTCCCGCGCTTCGGCCGACTCGATTACGATCCCCAATCGCGTGCGTTGCTCGTTGCGAACGAGGTGATGATGCACCGCACCACAGGCCAAGAGCGCGGAGACCGGAACGCGGTCCGGACCGGCAGCGCGATCGGAAAGCACGACCAAGCTATGGCCATCGGTGATCGCTTGGCTGGCTTCTTCGCAAATACGATCTAACGTCGACCGCAACCCGGCGGGTCCCTCGGACCGGGCAAACGTAATATCGATCGTCTTTGACGTCCAGCCGCGATGGTCCATGGCCTTGATCGCAGCCATCTCATCGTCGGTCAAAATCGGATGTTGAATCGAGAGGCGATGGCAATCCTTTTCCTCAGTCGCCAACAGATTGCCCTCGGATCCGATAAAACATTCCAAGGACATCACGATCTCTTCGCGGATCGAATCAATCGGCGGATTCGTCACCTGCGCGAAAAGCTGCTTGAAATAGTCATAGACCAACCGCGGCTTATCGCTCAGGCAGGCCAGCGCCGCATCGTTCCCCATCGAGCCGATCGGGTCCTTCTTGACGCGGAGCATCGGCAACAACATGTATTGAATCGTCTCGGTCGTATAACCGAACGCTTGCATCTTGGCCAACAAGTCTTTGCCGGTGGAAGGTTCGGGAGTCTCTGCAGCGGCCAGGTCGGTCAGTTGAATCCGCTGGTCTTGCAACCATTGTCCATAGGGACGTTTGGTGGCAATCTCGCGCTTCACCTCTTCATCGTCAATGATCCGTCCCTGCTCGAAGTCGACCAAGAACATCTTGCCCGGCTGCAGGCGGCCTTTGATTTTCACGTTGGCCGAATCGACATCCAACACGCCGACTTCACTGGCCATCACGACCTTGTCGTCGTGCGTGACATAGTACCGACTGGGACGCAGACCGTTGCGGTCCAAGACCGCGCCGATGTAGTGCCCGTCCGTAAACGCGATCGAGGCGGGACCGTCCCATGGTTCCTGCTTCGACGAATAGAATTCATAAAACGCCCGCTTGGCTTCGGACATCGACTCGTGATTCTGCCAAGCTTCGGGAACCATCATCATCACGGCTTCGGGCAGACTGCGGCCGGCGTGCAGCAACAATTCCAGCGCATTGTCAAATGTTCCCGAATCGGAACAATGCGGCTCAATGATCGGACACAGCTTTTTCAAGTCGTCCCCAAACAGTTCGCTTTCCATCACACCTTGGCGAGCGAACAGCCAGTTGGCATTGCCCCGCAACGTGTTGATCTCACCGTTGTGGCTCATGAAGCGCAGCGGTTGCGCACGGTCCCAACTGGGGAACGTATTGGTCGAAAACCGCGAGTGCACCATCGCCAAATGACTGGTGAAATCCTCGTCCTGCAAATCCGGGAAGTACGGCAACAATTGATCGGGCGTCAATTGTCCCTTGTAGATGATCACTTTTGTCGACAAGGAGCAGACATAGAACATCAAGGCCTGCTTCATTTCGCTGGTCCGCAAAACGCGGCTGGCCTGTTTTCGGATGATGTACAGTTGCCGTTCAAACGCTTCGGAGTCGAGACCTTCGGCTGCAGCAATGAACAACTGTTCCATCACCGGTTCGGTCGCACGCGCCGAGGGACCAATATCGGCCTGCAACGGTTCTTGCGGGACCGTCCGCCAGCCCAGCGTTGTTTGGCCTTGCGATTGGACCAAATCCTCCATCTGTTTTTTGCACTGCTGACGTTCTTCATCGTCCTGCGGCAGATAGATGATTCCCGCGCCATACTTGCCCGGCTCCGGCAATTCGCAACCCAAATCTGCTTTCGCAACCTTGGCAAAGAATTCGTGCGGCAAGGCGGTCATCATCCCCGCACCGTCTCCGGTATTGGGTTCGCAACCACACGCACCACGATGATTCATGTGCCGCAAAATGCGGTCGGCATCCAAGATCATTTGGTGCGATTGACGGCCTTTAATATCGGCAACAAATCCGACACCGCAATTGTCCTTTTCGTTGGCCGGGTCGTACAACCCCTGCTTAACGGGCTGGCCAAGTACAAACGGGGCAGCGTCGTGTTGATTTGAATTCTGTTCCATGTCAGTTCTGTCCGAAAGTATGTTGTCGATTGTTCCGTAGACTCAGCGACGACGATTCGGAACGCTTCGTCCGCACGATGCGGGCCGCTGCCGAAACGGAGGTGTCGTCGTTTTATTTTTATCGCTCCCGGAGAATCGGAAGCGTCGATATTCTGGAGATGATCACGAAAATCGCAGCTGATTCGCTATCAAGAGATCCGGCGAATCAGGATGGAATGCTGATCTCTGCCACCGGTTTTTGATCACCCGATTCGCCCACTGCGAATGACCCAGGATCCTCATGCAGCAATTCGATGAATTTCGCCACCGCGTTGCTGAATACTTTGTGCCGCTTATGAACGATTCCCAACGGCCGCGTCCACTCCACATTGCTCAAACGTACGGCGGCCAACGAACCGATGTCGACCTCACGCTGGACAGACGGAATCGGCAGAATGCTGACACCCGTACCAATTTCGATGTCCCGTTTGATGTTCTCCATGTTGTCGAACGCGTGGGCGACATTCACTGAAATTTTATGTTCCTTCAGCCACCGATCGATCATCTTGCGAATCGTGAGTTCGGGCGTAAAGGCAATATAAGCTTCACCATTCAGTTCAGCGATCTGCATTTTGTCATGCGTTGCCAAACGGTGATCCGGTGCGGTCACCAGGGCCAGCTCTTGCTCCTGCCAGGGAACGCTCACCAATTCGGTGTTCGTCTGAGGAAAGGAAACCAGCCCTAAATCAGCTTCGTCGTTCAGCACCGCCTCGTAGATTTCATCCGGATGGCCGAAATCGATCCGCAAGGCCGCTTCGGGATACAACTCCTCGAAATGCCGCACATAGCAATCCATTTGCACCAGACCGACCGAATAAATCGCCGCTACGCGGACCGGCCCCACCACTTTATCCTGCAGTCGGTGCACCTGATCTTCCATCGCGTGGAACGATTCCAACAGCTTCCGACAGCCGGCAAAATAGACAGTGCCCGCCGGCGTCAACTCGAAGGGACGCTTCGAGCGGTCCAGCAACAACGCCCCCAAACGATCTTCCAGCGACTGCACCGCCTGGCTCACCGAAGACTGCGAAACATTGAACACTTCCGCAGCTTTGGAAAAGCTCCGTTGATGAACAACTTCACAGAATATTTCGACAGAACGGAGGTGCATGCGACACGAAGTATAAGGGTGAGTGATATGGCGCCATCGAGAATATCGATAAACGAGATGATAGTCTACGAAGAGATTTGCACAGCGTCAAGCAATCGAGCAGTCATTGCTCAACCCAAAAACGACTTCGAGCAACACGTCAATCCACATAAATACAGCCGGTTGACGTAACCTGTTCATCTTCCGGCAATTACAATGGGACCTTCCCCGCAGCACCCATAAAAAAACGCGACCCGGTCTACGGATCGCGCTTGGAAAGAATTGCTCATGGTAGCGGTTACGTTGACCGCCATTCGCCAAAGCATGTCAACATGCCCGGCTGTTATTTCGTGGCTGCGTTTAGCATTTCGATGAATTTCTTGAGCAACTGTGTGTTGTTCATCCAGATGCCCGCTGTTACCAGATTCCCGTCGGTCACGACCGCTTCATCCACATAGGTCGCCCCACCCTGCTCTGCATCGAGAGCGCATTTGGCCACTGTTGTCACGGTCTTGCCCTGAATGCAATCGGCAGCTGTCAAGATTTCGATACCGTGGCAAACCGAGGCGACCGGTTTGCCCGCTTCGAAGAAATGCCGTGTCGCCTTGAGTAGGTCTTGGTCGTACCGCAGATATTCCGGCGCACGGCCGCCAGAGATAAACAGGCCGACATATTCTGTCGGATCAACATCCCGAAAGGCGATCTCCGCCTGGATGTGATAGCCGGGACGTTCCTGCGTAATATCCCACGGGACATCCGAATTGGGAGGGATTTCGTGCGTGACCATGTGGTACAAGCGTGCCTCGGGACCGGCAACGACGACTTCGTAACCATCTTCCGGCAAACGAAAGTAGGGATACATCGTGTCAAGAACTTCAGTCGCATCACCGATCGGCATTAAAATCTTCGGCATATCTGTGGGCTCCAGTTGTTTTTGATGGTCAAATCTCAGGCTGGTTCGAATTCCGGCTCAAGGCAAATGGCAATCGCTAAGGATTGTCGTTCGCCGCGGGCAGAATCCCCAAGTCCTGCAATTTCGAGCGGCATTCATCGCGTTCGCGGCATCGCTTCAAATCTTGCCACGTCTCGTCCTGAACGGAGAGAAAATCCTCTTCGGTCAATCCACCCTGCTTTTGCAATTGCATCAACCTTTGAATGACCCCAGCATCCAAGCGAGTGAGAAATTTCCCACCCAGCCGATAGTCCTCAAACGCCTCCCAAACGACCGGAAACAAAGGCTTGATGATATTTTCCCCGATCGTCGTGGAATAGTCGCGGATCTCCTCCTGAGCGTGAGAGTCCATCCGCAACGCCAAAAAGTGCAACAAATTGTGCAAATCGACCTTCCAATAAGCCTCGGTATATGTCGCCAACGGCAGGTCTTTACGAGCCTGCTCCCGCGCGACCCCCGCTTCCAAGCGCTCATCGTAGAGTTGGCGGGCAGCTGCCTGGAACTTCGCCTCCGCTGCCGTCAGCTTTTCACCAATTTCGACCGGCAACGCTCCGGCGCTTCCCTGCCGATTGAGATTGGCCTGCTGCCGCCATTGAGTCGGTGTGGTCGTCTGAGCGGCATCAATAGCGACGGAATACCGCGTACTGTATTCGTTGACATTGGCCGTCCGATGCCGGATCCATTGACGCCAACAATCCATCGGCACCCGCACCAACAATTTGATCTCGGCCATTTCGAACGGCGTGGTATGACGATGTCGTAATAAGTACCGGATGAGTGTTCGATCGTCAGAGACCTTTTTCGTGCCTTCGCCATAACTGACGCGGGCCGCCTGCACGACACTGCTGTCGTCCCCCATCACATCGACCAGGCAGACGAAACCGTCATCCAACACGGGGAACTTTGTCCACCGCAGTTCTTCCACTTTTTCAGATCGTGTTGTCATCGTACCGTTACACACATGCCTGGTAGGGATAGCCCCGGTGCTCCCCTCCCGAGGCAAAGACAAAAAATGGGGAGCCCCCCTAAATAGCAGCCTAGCCGTCAACTTTCCAGTCGTCGACGGAGGTTCAGGGTTTCCTGCAGGCCTAACACGGACTTCACTTCCTCAAATGTCATCAGCGCGTCGGTGGTTGGGTCAACCTGTCCACTTTCAAGCACCGATTCCGTCAACCGGCGAATCACAGCCCCAGTCGCCAGCAATCCGGCAATGGGACAAACGGCTATTTTGTAGCCCATTTGTTCCAACTCCACGAACGGCACCACCGGTGTCACACCACCGGTCAGCATGTTCGCCAACAGCGGCACATCGAGCTTTCGGGGAATTTGCGCGAGCTGCTCCCCACTGGTGGGACCCTCCACAAAACAGACATCGGCCCCTTCGTCGGCAAAACCGCCGGCACGTTCAATCGCTGAATCAAACCCCTCGACCGCCAGCGCATCGGTCCGGGCAAAGATCACAAATTCCGGGTCGCGGCGCGCATCCAAGGCGGCGCGCAATTTCAACCGCATCTCCGCTGCCGGAATCACCTCTTTGCCCGCCAAGTGCCCGCACCGCTTGGGATGCACTTGGTCTTCCAGCAGTATCCCAGCTGCCCCAGCTGATTCCATTTCCCGTACTGTACGAGCGACATTGTGCAGATCGCCATGCCCGGTATCACCGTCGGCGACGACCGGTATCGACAACCGATCGGCCATCCGCCGCACGACTTCGGCCATTTCAGTCAGCGTCATCAAACCGACATCGGGCATCCCCAAGGCCGACGCAGCCACGCCAAACCCGCCGGCAAAGAGCATGTCGATCCCCGCCTGTTCCATCACCAGCGCCGAGAAGACATCGTGCGCTCCCAGGCTACGCACGATCCCCGGGCGTTGTATGAGCTGTCGTAAAGCGGTTGTAGTTTTCACGAGACTGCAGACTGTAAGAAGTTGTGGAAATGCGCGAATCTTCGTGCGTATCAGGACTGTGAGGTAACAGTGTTGTTCAGGTCCTGCGATTCTGCAGTAATAATAACATTCGACCAGGCTGTTACAGCAGACTGTAAACCCGAATTGTAATTTGCGAGAAAACCTCACGCCACCACACAAATCACTGGAAAAAACGTCTACTCTTGCACGGCTGCGGCTAGGTTGTCACTATTTCGGGACAGTATCGTTGGTCTGGTGCCCCGTCAGGATAATACAGAGATGTCAGATGAGTTAATCGTCAAGCAAGAGGATTTTGCTGAACTCTGCGACCATATTCGTCAATCGGGTCTCGTGGCGTTTGATACAGAATTCGTCTCGGAATATACGTTCCGGCCACAACTCTGTTTGCTGCAATTCGCCACGGCGG
Coding sequences within it:
- a CDS encoding DJ-1/PfpI family protein, with amino-acid sequence MPKILMPIGDATEVLDTMYPYFRLPEDGYEVVVAGPEARLYHMVTHEIPPNSDVPWDITQERPGYHIQAEIAFRDVDPTEYVGLFISGGRAPEYLRYDQDLLKATRHFFEAGKPVASVCHGIEILTAADCIQGKTVTTVAKCALDAEQGGATYVDEAVVTDGNLVTAGIWMNNTQLLKKFIEMLNAATK
- a CDS encoding isocitrate lyase/PEP mutase family protein: MKTTTALRQLIQRPGIVRSLGAHDVFSALVMEQAGIDMLFAGGFGVAASALGMPDVGLMTLTEMAEVVRRMADRLSIPVVADGDTGHGDLHNVARTVREMESAGAAGILLEDQVHPKRCGHLAGKEVIPAAEMRLKLRAALDARRDPEFVIFARTDALAVEGFDSAIERAGGFADEGADVCFVEGPTSGEQLAQIPRKLDVPLLANMLTGGVTPVVPFVELEQMGYKIAVCPIAGLLATGAVIRRLTESVLESGQVDPTTDALMTFEEVKSVLGLQETLNLRRRLES
- the thyX gene encoding FAD-dependent thymidylate synthase translates to MTTRSEKVEELRWTKFPVLDDGFVCLVDVMGDDSSVVQAARVSYGEGTKKVSDDRTLIRYLLRHRHTTPFEMAEIKLLVRVPMDCWRQWIRHRTANVNEYSTRYSVAIDAAQTTTPTQWRQQANLNRQGSAGALPVEIGEKLTAAEAKFQAAARQLYDERLEAGVAREQARKDLPLATYTEAYWKVDLHNLLHFLALRMDSHAQEEIRDYSTTIGENIIKPLFPVVWEAFEDYRLGGKFLTRLDAGVIQRLMQLQKQGGLTEEDFLSVQDETWQDLKRCRERDECRSKLQDLGILPAANDNP
- the gltB gene encoding glutamate synthase large subunit; protein product: MEQNSNQHDAAPFVLGQPVKQGLYDPANEKDNCGVGFVADIKGRQSHQMILDADRILRHMNHRGACGCEPNTGDGAGMMTALPHEFFAKVAKADLGCELPEPGKYGAGIIYLPQDDEERQQCKKQMEDLVQSQGQTTLGWRTVPQEPLQADIGPSARATEPVMEQLFIAAAEGLDSEAFERQLYIIRKQASRVLRTSEMKQALMFYVCSLSTKVIIYKGQLTPDQLLPYFPDLQDEDFTSHLAMVHSRFSTNTFPSWDRAQPLRFMSHNGEINTLRGNANWLFARQGVMESELFGDDLKKLCPIIEPHCSDSGTFDNALELLLHAGRSLPEAVMMMVPEAWQNHESMSEAKRAFYEFYSSKQEPWDGPASIAFTDGHYIGAVLDRNGLRPSRYYVTHDDKVVMASEVGVLDVDSANVKIKGRLQPGKMFLVDFEQGRIIDDEEVKREIATKRPYGQWLQDQRIQLTDLAAAETPEPSTGKDLLAKMQAFGYTTETIQYMLLPMLRVKKDPIGSMGNDAALACLSDKPRLVYDYFKQLFAQVTNPPIDSIREEIVMSLECFIGSEGNLLATEEKDCHRLSIQHPILTDDEMAAIKAMDHRGWTSKTIDITFARSEGPAGLRSTLDRICEEASQAITDGHSLVVLSDRAAGPDRVPVSALLACGAVHHHLVRNEQRTRLGIVIESAEAREVHHHCLLIGYGADAINPYCAFEALWQCRADGALGEEWCDEKVVSAYRLAVKNGMLKVMAKMGISTLQSYKGAQIFEAVGLNEEVINRSFVGTASRIKGVGLEILAEEAIRRHNLGYPLRHDESQLPILSNEGQFQWRAEGEKHAWNPQSISRLQAAARTGDRTAYDQFKEMINEQNRRDCYLRGLLKIKPGKSIPLDEVEPAAKIVKRFCTGAMSYGSISAESHEALAIAMNRMGGKSNTGEGGEDYERFNPMPNGDSKRSAIKQIASGRFGVTSWYLTNADELQIKIAQGAKPGEGGELPGHKVNKIIADTRHSTPGVGLISPPPHHDIYSIEDLAQLIFDLKNSNPSARVSVKLVSEVGVGTIAAGVAKGHADHILISGHDGGTGASPLTSIKHAGLPWELGIAETHQTLVLNDLRSRVVLQTDGQLKTGRDVAIACLLGAEEFGFATAPLITLGCIMMRKCHLNTCPVGIATQDEELRKKFAGKPEHVVNYLFMVAEECREIMAELGFRTINEMVGRADCLETDAAIKHWKADGIDLSPILAPAKKPHPDVEVYCTIKQDHGLDKVLDQQLIKDCQPAIQDGTKVALEIDVQNIDRALGTMLSHEISKKWGPKGLPEDTIHIRARGSAGQSVGAWMAHGVTIELSGDANDFVGKGLSGGRIVIAPPEDSTFVAEDNFIIGNVALYGAVHGEAFFRGMAAERFCIRNSGARAVVEGVGDHGCEYMTGGRVVVLGPTGRNFAAGMSGGVAYIYDPRDEFLQNCNLEMVELERLEEEADISELRELIQKHQNYTGSPVAARILEDWEASVSQFRKVMPVDYKRALELAREEDQQQAEAVTAAGQN
- a CDS encoding LysR family transcriptional regulator, producing MHLRSVEIFCEVVHQRSFSKAAEVFNVSQSSVSQAVQSLEDRLGALLLDRSKRPFELTPAGTVYFAGCRKLLESFHAMEDQVHRLQDKVVGPVRVAAIYSVGLVQMDCYVRHFEELYPEAALRIDFGHPDEIYEAVLNDEADLGLVSFPQTNTELVSVPWQEQELALVTAPDHRLATHDKMQIAELNGEAYIAFTPELTIRKMIDRWLKEHKISVNVAHAFDNMENIKRDIEIGTGVSILPIPSVQREVDIGSLAAVRLSNVEWTRPLGIVHKRHKVFSNAVAKFIELLHEDPGSFAVGESGDQKPVAEISIPS